The following DNA comes from Microbacterium foliorum.
GGTCGTGCTGTCGAGGCGCACCCAGAACGGCGCATAGACGACATCGCCCGGTGACATCGACGACGCGACCGCGGGCAACTGGAAGACGAGCGACGCCGCGGTGTCACCCAGATCGACGTTGTGGTCGTCGTACCCGTCGTCGGCGCTGGTCGTCGAGCCTTCCAGGTTGAACGAGCCTGCGGTGAAGGTGCCGGTCGCGAACTCCGAGTCGTTCCAGGCTGCGAGCGTCACCCCGATCCCGACGCCGAGCACCAGCCCACCGGCCAGCACTGCCAGAACCTTGCGTTGCGTGTTCTTCTCAGCCATGACATTCCCCCTCCGGAATTCGCGAACCGCTGATGCCTGGGGATGGTCGCCCTACGACGGCCCGCATCCGAGTGTTCCTGTCATTGCCGACAGCTTTGTCCAAGAACTCCTCGATTACAAGGGCAATGACATCACGAATGACCATCTCAGACGACTTCTGTCGACAGAACGTCTGACGCTGTTCGCAACCGATCGGCTGGCTCGTTGCTCAGCGAGACAGCACTCGCCGCGCTTCGGACGCGACTTCGGCGGCGATCGTGTCGAGCAGCCGCGACCGTAGATTCCACTGCTGCCAGTAGAGGCTGACGCGCAACGGCGGTCCGCCGAGCGGCACCAGCTCGTGATCGTTCTGCAGAAGCGGCATCATTCCCCACCCGAGCCCCAGTCGTACGGCAAGCGCGTAGTCATGCGACGCCGGCACGTAGTGCCTGGGGACCCCCTGCTGCGCGACGCCCATGGCACTCAGCCACTCATGCTGAAGAGTGTCGCGACGGTCGAAGTCCACGAACGGCGCGACGGCGAGACTCTCCGCCGTGATGCCGTCGCCGAACCATCGCCGGGCGAACGTAGGCGCGGCCATCGCGTGGTACTCCAGCACGCCGAGCGGTGAGACGGAGCATCCGGCCACGGGCTCCGCCTCGCTGGTGACCGCAGCCATGACCGTGCCGGATTCGAGCAGACGGGCCGTGAAGTTCTGGTCGTCCCGATGCAGGTCGAAGTCGAGCTCGTGCGCTGCGGAGAGCCTCGCCAGCGGGCCGAGGAACCACGTCGCCATCGAGTCGGCGTTGACGGCGAGAGGGATGCGGGTGCGCGGCGCGTTCACGTCGTCGAGACCCAGCCCGACGAGAGCGTCGTGCTCGAGCAACGCGATCTGCCGCGCCAGTCGCACGACCGACTCACCGGCCTCCGTGAGGCGCGCAGGCTTGGTGCGCACCACGAGCACGCGTCCGAGCTGCTCCTCGAGGCTCTTCAATCGCTGGCTCACCGCAGAGGGCGTCACCCCCAGCACTCGGGATGCCGCGTCGAAGGTTCCTTCATCAGCGACGGCGGCGAGTGTGGCGGCGAGTTCTGGATCGATCTTCACATTAGTGATGCTAATGGTCGGCAAGGAATCCGAACTGGTGTTGATGGGTGACTGATCCTAGTTTGGGACCATGCTCCCCGTGCTCTCCGGCCTCGGCCTCGGCCTCTCACTGATCGTCGCCATCGGCGCCCAGAACGTCTTCGTCCTTCGCCAGGGCATCCGCAGGGAACACGTGCTGCCCGTCGTCATCATCTGCGCCGTGTCCGACGCTCTGCTGATAGCTGCGGGCGTCGCCGGACTCGGATTCGTCATCTCGGCGGCTCCGTGGCTCGTCGTCGTGGCCCGCTGGGCTGGTGCGCTGTTCCTGCTGGCGTACGGGATCCTCGCGGCCCGCCGTGCGTGGCGGGGTGGTGAGCAGCTGCGGGTCGACCCGGCGGACGCCGAGAGCTCGAGTGCGCGATCGAACGGCGCAGGCCCTGCGACGGCGACTCGCACGGCGCTCGCCCCGGTGATCGCGACGGCGCTGGCGCTGACCTGGTTGAACCCCCATGTCTACCTCGACACCGTGCTGATGCTCGGGTCGATCGCGGCCACCCACGGTGACGAGCGCTGGCTGTTCGCGGCCGGCGCGATCACCGCCAGCATCCTGTGGTTCACCGCGCTGGGGTTCGGCGCCCGCTACCTCGGTCGCTGGCTGCGCACCGAACGCTCGTGGCGCATCCTCGACGCGCTCATCGCGGTCGTCATGATCACGCTGGCCGTCAGTCTGGTGCTGCCGGTGCTCTGAGCCTGAGGCGGCTGGAAGGACTCCTCCCGACCTCGTCGAGATGCCCCGCCGGTCAGTCGCCGTCGAGAGGCCGCAGGATGCGGGTGAGGAACTTCTTCGTGCGCTCGTGCTGCGGAGCGCCGAAGATGTCGGCGGGCGCCCCCTCTTCGACGACGACGCCGGCATCCATGAACAGCACGTGGTCGGCCGCCTCGCGCGCGAAGCTCAACTCGTGCGTCACGACCACCATGCTCCACCCCTCATCGGCGAGCTCCTTGATGACCAGCAGCACCTCCCCCACGAGTTCGGGGTCGAGCGCGCTGGTCGGCTCGTCGAAGAGCAGGAGGTCGGGGCGCAGCGCGAGTGCGCGAACGATGCCCACCCGCTGCTGCTGACCGCCGGAGAGCTCGTGCGGACGAGCATTCTCCTTGTCGGCGAGCCCCACCCGGGCGAGCAGGACGCGCGCTTCGGCGATCACCTCGGCCTTCGGCCTGCCCTGCACCCGCCACGGACCCTCGATGACGTTCTCGAGCACCGAGAGATGCGGAAAGAGGTTGTGATGCTGGAACACCATCGCCGAGCGGTCGCGCAGCGCGAGTCGCTTCTGCGCGCGTGTGCGCTTCGGCACCGGCGCCTCGGGAGCGAAGTCGATGTCGGGCCCGCCCGCGACGACGATCGTGCCGGCATCCGGCGTCTCGAGGCCGTTGAGCGCCCGCAGGACGGTCGTCTTGCCCGACCCGCTCGGACCGATCAGCACGACGACCTCGCCGCGGTGCAGCGTGAGGTCGATGCCCCGGAGCACCTCGTTGTCGCCGAAGCGCTTGTGCAGGCCGCGTGCCGTGAGAAGAGCGTCTGCGGTGGACGTGTGCGCGTGCGCGGGGTCAGTGAGCGACATTGCGATCGAGCCTCCTCTCGAGTGCACTCTGGCCGAACGACAGCACGAGGCACAGCACCCAGTAGACCAGGGCGGCCGCGAGATACAGCACCATGAACTCCAGAGTCGCCGATGCGATCTGCTGCGCGACCTTGAAGAGCTCGGTCACGAGGATCAGAGAGGCGAGCGAGGTGTCCTTCACGAGCGAGATGAACGTGTTCGACAGGGGCGGCACCGAGACCCGGGCGGCCTGCGGGAGGATGACCCGGGTCAGTGTGCGCGTGCGGTTCATGCCTACCGTGTACGCCGCCTCCCACTGCCCCTTGGGTACCGACAGGATGGCGGCGCGCACGACCTCTGCCCCGTAGCCGCCGACGTTGAGCGACAGCGCGATGATGGCACTGGGCCATGGGTCGATCTTGAGTCCGATCGACCCGAGGCCGTAGAAGATCACGAACAGCTGCACGATCATCGGCGTGCCTCGGATCACCGAGATGTAGAACCTGGCGATGCCCGACAGCAACGGATTGACCGAGATGCGCATCAGGGCGATCCCGATCGCGATCACGAGCCCCAGGGCGAACGACACCAGCGCGAGCGGCACCGTGACCGTCACTCCCGCGAGGGCGATGGGGCCGAGCGAATCGAGGAACAGCTGCCAGGGATTCTCCATGGGCTACTGCGTCACGTCTTCGCCGAAGTACTTGTCGCTGATCTCGGCCAGGGTGCCGTCTGCGCGCAGCTCTTCCAGCGCGCCGTCGATCGCCTCGACGAGGTCGGTCTTGTCCTTGGTGAACACGAACGCCTGCTCGCCGGCCTCATCGGTCTCGGCGGCGATCTTCAGAGCGGACGGGCTGTTGGTGGTCTCGTAGTCGAGGAAGGTCAGCTTGTCATTGACGGTCGCGTCGACACGGCCCTGACGCAGCAGCTCGACGGCCTGCGCCCAGCCCTCGACGCCCTCGACCGTGGCGCCGGACTCGGTGGCCAGCTCGTACCAGTTGCTGGTGAGGGACTGCGCGGTGGTCTTGCCTTCGAGATCGTCGAACGACGAGATCGAGTCGTCGTCCTCGGCGACGACGATGACGCCGGGCGAGACGGTGTACGGAGTGCTGAACAGGTATTTCTCCTGGCGCTCCTCGTTGATGCTGACCTGGTTCGCGATGAGATCGAAGCGTCCGGCGTCGAGACCCGCGAAGATCGCGTCCCACTGAGTCTCCTGGAACTCGATCTCGAGGTCGAGCTTGTCGGCGACAGCCTGGATGATCTCGACGTCGAAGCCGGTGAGGTCACCCGTTCCACCGTCGCCGTGGAAGCTGAACGGACGGTAGGTCCCTTCGGTGGCGACCGTCAGCACGCCGTCGTTGACGAGACCGAAGTCCGAGCCGCCCTCGCTCGAGCTGCTCTCAGCGGGGGTCGTGCTTCCGCTGCAGGCGGTGAGTGCTGCTGCGGCGACGACCAGTGCGGTGACGGCGATGAGGCGACGGGACATGTGACCCTCCTGGGGTGCGGTGAGGCGCTATTGCTGTGGCGCGGAACTCATTCACAGTACGCGGCATCCGACCTGCATCCCAACATCCGATGACGCCGGATGTCGCTCGGGATGCAGAAAGGCCCCCGCAGTTCTGCGGGGGCCTTTCCGGAATCACACTCAGATGGAGTTGACGTCCAGCGGGATGCCGGGGCCGAACGTGGTCGACACGGCGCCCTTCTGGATGTAACGGCCCTTCGAGCTCGACGGCTTGAGGCGGACGATCTCCTCGAGCGCTGCGCCGATGTTGTCGTTGAGCTGGTCAGCCGAGAACGACGACTTGCCCACGACGAAGTGCACGTTGGCGTGCTTGTCGACGCGGAACTCGATCTTTCCGCCCTTGATCTCCTCGACGGCCTTGGCCGTGTTGGGGGTCACGGTGCCGGTCTTCGGGTTCGGCATGAGTCCACGCGGACCCAGGACCTTTCCGAGACGACCGACCTGGCCCATGAGCTCCGGGGTCGAGACGGCCGCGTCGAACGCGGTCCAGCCTGCGGCGACCTTCTCGATGAGCTCGGCGCCGCCGACCTCATCCGCACCTGCGGCGATCGCTGCCTCGGCCGCGGGGCCGGTGGCGAAGACGATGACGCGGGCGGTCTTACCGGTGCCGTGGGGCAGGATGACGGTGCCGCGCACCATCTGGTCTGCCTTGCGGGGGTCGACTGCGAGCTTCAGCGCGACCTCGACGGTCGAGTCGAACTTCGTCGAGCCGGTCTCCTTGGCGAGCGCGACTGCCTCGCTGGGAGTGTAGAAACGGTCTGCCTCGATCTTCTCGGCGGCAGCCTTGTAAGCCTTGGACTTGGTAGCCATGATTATTCTCCTCAGCCCTCGACCGTGATGCCCATGGAACGGGCGGTGCCGGCGATGATCTTCGAGGCAGCCTCGATGTCGTTCGCGTTCAGGTCGGCCTGCTTGGTCTCGGCGATCTGACGGACCTGGTCCTTGGTGATCTTCGCGACCTTGACCGTGTGAGGCGTCGACGAGCCCTTGGGCACGCCGGCGGCCTTCTTGATGAGCTCCGCGGCCGGCGGGGTCTTCAGGATGAACGTGAAGCTGCGGTCCTCGTAGACGGTGATCTCGACGGGGATGACGTTGCCGCGCTGCGACTCGGTCGCGGCGTTGTACGCCTTGCAGAACTCCATGATGTTGACGCCATGCTGACCGAGCGCGGGGCCGATCGGCGGCGCCGGGTTGGCTGCACCGGCGTTGATCTGAAGCTTGATCAGGCCGGTCACCTTCTTCTTCGGTGCCATATCCTCTTCCTTTCATCGAACGGATGCGGGTGCATCCGCTCTCCCGCGAACCCGGCATCTCCGGGCTGCGGTCGTCTGCGCGCACGCCGAAGCGGCACGCAAACCACACAAGTCTACCTGACGCGACAGCGTGCCACGAACGCGAGAACGGCCGCCCCGAATGGGACGGCCGTTCTCGATAAGCGTGTGTCGGTCAGACCATCTTCGTGACCTGGTCGAACGACAGCTCGACCGGGGTCTCGCGCTCGAAGAGCGACACGAGCACCGTGAGCTTGCCGCTCTCGGGCTTGATCTCGCTGATCGAACCGGGAAGCCCCGCGAACGAGCCCTCCTTGATCGTGATGGTCTCGCCGACCTCGAAGTCGACCTCGGCGGGAAGCGGACGAGCGACGGCGAGGCCGCCCTTCGACGCGATGTTCTTGGCGGTCGGGACGTCCTTGACCTCGACGAGCGACTTCAGCATGTTGAAGGCCTCTTCGAAGCGCAGCGGCGTCGGGTTGTGGGCGTTGCCCACGAAGCCGGTGACGCCGGGAGTGTGGCGCACGACCGACCAGGTGTCTTCCGTGAGCTCCATGCGCACGAGCACGTAGCCCGGGATGCGCACGCGGGTGACCATCTTGCGCTGGCCGTTCTTGATCTCGACCACGTCTTCCATCGGGACCTCGATCTGGTAGATCTCGTCCTCGACCTCGAGCGTCGACTTGCGCTGCTCGATGTTGGCCTTGACCTTGCGCTCGAACCCGGCGTACGAGTGGATGACGTACCACTTGCCCGGAAGCATCCGAAGGTCCATGCGGAACGCCTCGTACGGGTCTTCCTCGGCGTCCTCGTCATCGTCCGACTCGGCTACGGCGTCTTCGTCGCCGTTGACGTCGGGTCCGTCGTACGGGGTGACCTCGTCGGCCTCAGCGGCTTCGAGCTCAGCGGTCTCTTCCGCCACGGATTCGTTGAGGACCTCAGCGGCAGCTTCAGTCTCAGCCGCTTCGTCCAGGTTGAGAGCGTCGTTCACGATCGCGTCCGCCTCCGGGTCGTTGATGTCGATGTCGGTGTCGTCGTCCTGCGCAACGGCGTCGTCGTCTCCGTCGACGTCCTCGATGTGGAGGGCGACATGTTCGGCCGGTGTGACCGACTGCTCTTCCGCAGCGAGCACGTTGCCCTCCTGGGCCTCGTCCTCTTCGCTGGACTGCTCAGCAGCCGTCGCCCAGTCGGCGTCGTCGGAATATCGTTCAGACACGTTGTTTCTTTCCAATCACTGCGGCCAGGGCCGCGAGGGCGTCAGGCGCCCGGGACCCCGAAGACGATGTGCGTCACCCAGGCGAACAGGGTGTCCAGTCCGTAGACGATGCCCATGACGATGAGAACGAAGACGAGCACCACTGCGGTGAACTTGACCAGCTCTTTGCGGGTCGGCGTGACGACCTTGCGCAGCTCTGCGATGACCTGACGGAAGAACAGGGCGATGCCTGCGAAGAAGCCCGCGATGCCACGCTTCTTCTCGCGGGTGGCGCCGGCCGCGACGACCTCGCCGCGCGGTTCGTCCTGATCCATCCTGAATGTACCTTTCGTGTGTCAGCGTGTGCTGACGCGCAGGGCGGACAGGAATCGAACCTGCAACCTGCGGTTTTGGAGACCGCTGCTCTGCCAATTGAGCTACCGCCCTAGAGACCGGGAGGTCTCGGGGTGTCATCTTCATCCTGCCACCGCTGCCGGACCGGAAGGACCGGGGCACGGCGAAAGAATGCAGACAACAACTGCTCGACAAGCATACGGCATCCGTCGGTCGGCGCCGAACCGGACCCGCTCTCGTCGTTGTTGTTAGGCTCGGCGAGCGGACGAAACGGGAGGAGGCGCAGTGAGCGCTGACGTGCAGCAGTTCCAAGTGGACCTGCGCGGTGTCGTCGACCTCCTGAGCCGCCACATCTACTCGAGTCCGCGAGTGTATCTGCGTGAGCTGCTGCAGAACGCACGCGACGCCATCACGGCACGGCGAGAGGTCGACGGCGAGGGTGGGAGCATCCGCATCACCGCACTGACGGACGCCTCCGGCGAGTTCGTGCTGCGCGACGACGGGGTGGGTCTGAACGCCGCGGAGGTGGGCGATCTGCTCGCCACGGTCGGACGCAGCTCGAAGCGCGACATCTTCGATCTTCCTCGCAGCGACTACCTGGGTCAGTTCGGCATCGGCCTGCTCAGCTGCTTCATGGTCGCCGATTCGATCGTGATCCGCTCGCGCAGCGCACGGGGCGGTTCGGCCGTCGAGTGGACCGGCAGCGCCGACGGCACCTTCCGCGTCGTCGAGATCGACGACGACCTGCCCATCGGCACGAGCGTGCACCTGAAGCCCCGATTCGACGCCGACGAGCTGCTGCGGCCTGCAGCCGTTCGCGAGCTGGCCGCCACCTTCGCCGAGTTCCTGCCCGTGCGGGTGACGCTCGAGTCCGCGAGCGGCGACATCGACATCACGAGGCGCGCGCCCTTCCTCGACGCCGTCGACGACATCGACGGCGCCGTGCAGTACGGGCGCGACCTGCTGGGCGCCACACCGCTCGACGCGATCGAGCTCCATGAACCCGCCACGGGCACCCGAGGGCTGGCCTACGTGCTCCCCTACGCTCCCCCACCCGGTGCTCGTCAGGCCACCCGCATGTACCTCGGCAGGATGCTCCTGGGCGAGCGGGTCGACGACGTGCTGCCCGAATGGGCGTTCTTCGTGCGGGCGGTCGTCGATTCGACGGGACTCGCCCCGACGGCGAGCCGCGAGTCGCTCGTCGACGACGCGGCGCTCGAGCGCGTGCGCGAGCAGCTGGGCGCCGGCATCCGTCGCTGGGTGCTCGAGCTGGGGCTGCGCGAGCCGCACAGGCTGGCACAGTTCGTGGCTGTCCACGAGGTCGGCCTGAAGTCGCTCGTGCGCCACGACGACGAGCTCGCACAGTTCATCACGCGGTGGCTGACCCTCGAGACGACGCACGGCACGATGCGCATCGGCGATCTCGTCGAGCGGTATCCGCACGTGCGCTTCGCGCAGTCGGTCGACGAGTTCCGCCAGGTCGCCGGCATCTCCCCCGGCTCCGAGGTGCTGGTCAACGGCG
Coding sequences within:
- a CDS encoding LysR family transcriptional regulator ArgP: MKIDPELAATLAAVADEGTFDAASRVLGVTPSAVSQRLKSLEEQLGRVLVVRTKPARLTEAGESVVRLARQIALLEHDALVGLGLDDVNAPRTRIPLAVNADSMATWFLGPLARLSAAHELDFDLHRDDQNFTARLLESGTVMAAVTSEAEPVAGCSVSPLGVLEYHAMAAPTFARRWFGDGITAESLAVAPFVDFDRRDTLQHEWLSAMGVAQQGVPRHYVPASHDYALAVRLGLGWGMMPLLQNDHELVPLGGPPLRVSLYWQQWNLRSRLLDTIAAEVASEARRVLSR
- the lysE gene encoding L-lysine exporter, with product MLPVLSGLGLGLSLIVAIGAQNVFVLRQGIRREHVLPVVIICAVSDALLIAAGVAGLGFVISAAPWLVVVARWAGALFLLAYGILAARRAWRGGEQLRVDPADAESSSARSNGAGPATATRTALAPVIATALALTWLNPHVYLDTVLMLGSIAATHGDERWLFAAGAITASILWFTALGFGARYLGRWLRTERSWRILDALIAVVMITLAVSLVLPVL
- a CDS encoding amino acid ABC transporter ATP-binding protein — protein: MSLTDPAHAHTSTADALLTARGLHKRFGDNEVLRGIDLTLHRGEVVVLIGPSGSGKTTVLRALNGLETPDAGTIVVAGGPDIDFAPEAPVPKRTRAQKRLALRDRSAMVFQHHNLFPHLSVLENVIEGPWRVQGRPKAEVIAEARVLLARVGLADKENARPHELSGGQQQRVGIVRALALRPDLLLFDEPTSALDPELVGEVLLVIKELADEGWSMVVVTHELSFAREAADHVLFMDAGVVVEEGAPADIFGAPQHERTKKFLTRILRPLDGD
- a CDS encoding amino acid ABC transporter permease, producing the protein MENPWQLFLDSLGPIALAGVTVTVPLALVSFALGLVIAIGIALMRISVNPLLSGIARFYISVIRGTPMIVQLFVIFYGLGSIGLKIDPWPSAIIALSLNVGGYGAEVVRAAILSVPKGQWEAAYTVGMNRTRTLTRVILPQAARVSVPPLSNTFISLVKDTSLASLILVTELFKVAQQIASATLEFMVLYLAAALVYWVLCLVLSFGQSALERRLDRNVAH
- a CDS encoding transporter substrate-binding domain-containing protein: MSRRLIAVTALVVAAAALTACSGSTTPAESSSSEGGSDFGLVNDGVLTVATEGTYRPFSFHGDGGTGDLTGFDVEIIQAVADKLDLEIEFQETQWDAIFAGLDAGRFDLIANQVSINEERQEKYLFSTPYTVSPGVIVVAEDDDSISSFDDLEGKTTAQSLTSNWYELATESGATVEGVEGWAQAVELLRQGRVDATVNDKLTFLDYETTNSPSALKIAAETDEAGEQAFVFTKDKTDLVEAIDGALEELRADGTLAEISDKYFGEDVTQ
- the rplA gene encoding 50S ribosomal protein L1 — protein: MATKSKAYKAAAEKIEADRFYTPSEAVALAKETGSTKFDSTVEVALKLAVDPRKADQMVRGTVILPHGTGKTARVIVFATGPAAEAAIAAGADEVGGAELIEKVAAGWTAFDAAVSTPELMGQVGRLGKVLGPRGLMPNPKTGTVTPNTAKAVEEIKGGKIEFRVDKHANVHFVVGKSSFSADQLNDNIGAALEEIVRLKPSSSKGRYIQKGAVSTTFGPGIPLDVNSI
- the rplK gene encoding 50S ribosomal protein L11; translated protein: MAPKKKVTGLIKLQINAGAANPAPPIGPALGQHGVNIMEFCKAYNAATESQRGNVIPVEITVYEDRSFTFILKTPPAAELIKKAAGVPKGSSTPHTVKVAKITKDQVRQIAETKQADLNANDIEAASKIIAGTARSMGITVEG
- the nusG gene encoding transcription termination/antitermination protein NusG, which encodes MSERYSDDADWATAAEQSSEEDEAQEGNVLAAEEQSVTPAEHVALHIEDVDGDDDAVAQDDDTDIDINDPEADAIVNDALNLDEAAETEAAAEVLNESVAEETAELEAAEADEVTPYDGPDVNGDEDAVAESDDDEDAEEDPYEAFRMDLRMLPGKWYVIHSYAGFERKVKANIEQRKSTLEVEDEIYQIEVPMEDVVEIKNGQRKMVTRVRIPGYVLVRMELTEDTWSVVRHTPGVTGFVGNAHNPTPLRFEEAFNMLKSLVEVKDVPTAKNIASKGGLAVARPLPAEVDFEVGETITIKEGSFAGLPGSISEIKPESGKLTVLVSLFERETPVELSFDQVTKMV
- the secE gene encoding preprotein translocase subunit SecE, producing the protein MDQDEPRGEVVAAGATREKKRGIAGFFAGIALFFRQVIAELRKVVTPTRKELVKFTAVVLVFVLIVMGIVYGLDTLFAWVTHIVFGVPGA
- a CDS encoding HSP90 family protein gives rise to the protein MSADVQQFQVDLRGVVDLLSRHIYSSPRVYLRELLQNARDAITARREVDGEGGSIRITALTDASGEFVLRDDGVGLNAAEVGDLLATVGRSSKRDIFDLPRSDYLGQFGIGLLSCFMVADSIVIRSRSARGGSAVEWTGSADGTFRVVEIDDDLPIGTSVHLKPRFDADELLRPAAVRELAATFAEFLPVRVTLESASGDIDITRRAPFLDAVDDIDGAVQYGRDLLGATPLDAIELHEPATGTRGLAYVLPYAPPPGARQATRMYLGRMLLGERVDDVLPEWAFFVRAVVDSTGLAPTASRESLVDDAALERVREQLGAGIRRWVLELGLREPHRLAQFVAVHEVGLKSLVRHDDELAQFITRWLTLETTHGTMRIGDLVERYPHVRFAQSVDEFRQVAGISPGSEVLVNGGYLYDADLVRLLPGLYPHVTIELVDVAGELDRLDPPPLDDRDAAMALEERAGGVLTASGCSVTVRSIDQPELAALYVADPEVLRRIDRGRTKGITGSLWGGVLDRIDSTVSARRDDDLSARLCLNWSNRVVRALVRVQDDAVFARTVQLLYIQALLAGHHPLSDSDRALMSTALSDLVSLSAGIEEDSIPFDDAV